The Flammeovirgaceae bacterium genome contains a region encoding:
- a CDS encoding prolipoprotein diacylglyceryl transferase → MHPILIDFGSFKIYTYGFMIAVGVVFGVAYLVIQGKKEVKLTFDQANNLFLIIFAAAFIGGKVFLFFEDPSRYAHNLKQLFTGSGFVFYGSFLFAVPAMLWFFKRNKLPVHQMLDIMAVVTCLVHMFGRVGCFMAGCCYGKPTTAFFGVTFTNLACQARPLNTLLYPTQLMEAGFIFLVMLALLWVRGQKQFHGQLFLLYLMLYAAGRFVLEYFRGDGSRGFVIENYLSNSQLIALALFGAAAWLYVRWRRYHPAR, encoded by the coding sequence ATGCACCCCATTCTTATCGATTTCGGAAGTTTTAAAATCTACACCTACGGGTTTATGATTGCGGTGGGTGTGGTGTTTGGTGTTGCCTACCTGGTAATACAGGGAAAGAAAGAAGTTAAGCTAACGTTCGACCAGGCCAACAACCTGTTCCTGATAATTTTTGCGGCCGCGTTTATTGGCGGTAAAGTTTTTTTGTTTTTTGAAGATCCATCGCGCTATGCGCACAACCTGAAGCAGTTGTTTACAGGCAGCGGGTTTGTGTTTTACGGTTCTTTTCTGTTTGCCGTGCCGGCCATGCTGTGGTTTTTTAAGCGAAACAAATTGCCTGTTCACCAGATGCTCGACATTATGGCTGTTGTTACCTGCCTGGTGCACATGTTCGGCAGGGTGGGTTGCTTTATGGCCGGTTGCTGCTACGGCAAACCCACTACCGCTTTTTTTGGCGTTACATTCACCAATCTGGCCTGCCAGGCCCGGCCGCTGAATACACTGCTGTACCCCACTCAACTGATGGAGGCTGGTTTTATTTTCCTGGTTATGCTCGCGTTACTGTGGGTACGGGGGCAGAAACAATTTCACGGGCAATTGTTTCTGCTGTACCTGATGTTGTATGCCGCGGGCCGTTTTGTACTGGAGTATTTCCGTGGCGATGGCTCACGCGGTTTTGTTATAGAAAACTACCTGTCGAACTCCCAGCTGATAGCCCTGGCACTGTTTGGTGCGGCTGCATGGCTTTATGTGCGGTGGAGGAGATACCATCCTGCCCGATAA
- a CDS encoding outer membrane beta-barrel protein, which translates to MRYLTITILTFICIQSFGQFNKGDKALGGTLTSYFQSSPEDQGGIVADNSFGLTPSFGVLVSENLEVGGQIGWSSNYLKSISGSIVNESRSNYFSIGIYTQKYFKLSERFLFSVGGNVGLDLGKMKLKVTDAGDPISESEMKQTAISIGVGPGFLFLPSENWAIRAGFGNIGYRFSKQEEAKRNRFTVSYGTIGLGLVYYFRQGK; encoded by the coding sequence ATGAGATACCTTACTATAACTATTCTGACCTTCATCTGTATTCAATCCTTTGGGCAATTTAATAAGGGTGACAAGGCGTTAGGCGGTACGTTAACCTCTTATTTTCAAAGTTCACCGGAAGATCAGGGGGGTATTGTTGCAGATAATTCATTTGGGCTTACTCCAAGTTTTGGAGTATTGGTTTCTGAAAATCTGGAAGTAGGCGGACAAATCGGATGGTCTTCTAATTATTTAAAGTCTATTTCCGGGTCAATAGTTAATGAAAGCCGGTCTAATTACTTCTCGATTGGGATTTACACGCAAAAGTATTTCAAGCTTTCTGAAAGGTTTTTGTTCTCAGTCGGTGGAAATGTTGGATTGGATTTAGGAAAAATGAAACTTAAAGTCACGGATGCTGGTGACCCAATTTCGGAAAGTGAAATGAAGCAAACTGCTATTAGTATTGGTGTTGGCCCGGGTTTCTTGTTTCTTCCTTCTGAAAATTGGGCAATACGTGCCGGTTTTGGTAATATCGGTTACCGTTTTTCAAAACAGGAAGAAGCCAAACGGAACAGATTTACGGTCAGCTACGGCACGATTGGTCTGGGGCTAGTCTATTATTTCCGGCAGGGGAAGTAA
- a CDS encoding DUF2911 domain-containing protein has translation MTNMTQAKRLFFLLLTLTSGSLYSQDAVKPRISPLALITMRYKDTYVRITYSQPHKRGREIFGHLVPYGEVWRTGANEATEITTTRDIIVNGTLLPAGNYTLFTIPEKDKWTIIFNKDVGLWGAYNYNPKADAFRFQVPTQQTDVTWEAFTMQFDQRNNVADLLLLWDDVKVVIPIQFIEPKL, from the coding sequence ATGACGAACATGACACAGGCAAAACGCCTATTTTTTTTACTGCTCACCCTCACTTCAGGTTCCCTTTATTCGCAGGATGCCGTTAAACCCCGAATCAGTCCGCTGGCGCTCATCACCATGCGCTATAAAGACACCTACGTGCGCATTACCTACTCGCAGCCCCACAAGCGCGGCCGCGAAATATTCGGCCACTTGGTGCCTTATGGCGAAGTGTGGCGCACCGGGGCCAACGAAGCTACTGAAATAACTACCACCCGCGACATCATCGTAAACGGCACACTCCTTCCGGCAGGCAACTACACGTTATTTACCATCCCTGAGAAGGACAAGTGGACTATCATTTTCAATAAAGATGTTGGGCTTTGGGGCGCTTATAATTACAACCCGAAAGCGGATGCTTTTCGATTTCAGGTGCCAACTCAGCAAACTGATGTTACATGGGAAGCCTTTACCATGCAGTTCGACCAGCGCAATAACGTGGCCGACCTTTTGCTGCTGTGGGATGATGTGAAAGTTGTTATACCGATTCAATTCATTGAACCGAAACTATGA
- a CDS encoding dCMP deaminase family protein → MKQIRPAFDDIFMELAVNLAKRSHCIKRHVGAVLTKDTRIISIGYNGPPSGTHNCDEEWPEVGCPRDSKGGCSLAIHAEQNAILYAVKNKTSVEGSTLYVTLSPCLACARIIYSMGITRVIYLKSYAEHKGLPEDEGVEFLKRFGVRTEKYAGELANVTHMI, encoded by the coding sequence ATGAAACAAATTCGCCCTGCCTTTGATGATATTTTTATGGAGCTGGCCGTTAACCTGGCCAAGCGGTCGCACTGCATTAAACGGCACGTGGGGGCGGTGCTTACCAAGGACACCCGTATTATTTCCATCGGCTATAACGGGCCGCCTTCAGGTACGCATAACTGCGATGAAGAGTGGCCGGAGGTGGGCTGTCCCCGCGATTCGAAGGGCGGATGTTCGCTGGCCATTCATGCCGAACAGAATGCGATACTCTACGCGGTTAAGAACAAAACATCGGTAGAAGGTTCAACCCTGTATGTAACGCTTTCGCCCTGCCTGGCCTGCGCCAGGATTATTTATTCCATGGGCATTACACGGGTTATTTACCTTAAATCGTATGCCGAGCACAAAGGCCTGCCTGAAGATGAAGGTGTTGAATTTTTAAAACGCTTTGGCGTACGCACCGAAAAATATGCAGGCGAACTGGCCAATGTTACCCATATGATTTGA
- the murB gene encoding UDP-N-acetylmuramate dehydrogenase yields MIQIREEVDLQPYNTFGISEPARYFVILTAEDDLRQLLIQPVYQNNPVLLLGGGSNLLFTKPFSGLVIHVALQGIRTEHETENHVLITAAAGENWHNLVMFCVDNNFGGIENLSLIPGTVGAAPIQNIGAYGVELKDVLDRVDGIEVETGQHRSFTKQECRFGYRDSIFKQELKGKFFISSITLRLTKKNHVLRTDYGALQDTLKQLQITHPTIRSVSDAVISIRSSKLPDPKQLGNAGSFFKNPEVHESTYVELKKSYPNVPGYKTENQRVKIPAAWLIEQCGWKGKRQGNVGVHAQQALVLVNFGGAKGAEVLQLASEIQSSVKAKFGIELQAEVNII; encoded by the coding sequence ATGATCCAAATCCGGGAAGAAGTTGATTTACAGCCATACAACACATTTGGCATTAGCGAACCGGCCCGGTATTTTGTTATCCTGACTGCTGAAGATGACCTCAGGCAACTGCTGATTCAACCGGTTTACCAGAATAACCCTGTGTTACTGCTTGGCGGTGGAAGCAACCTATTATTTACAAAACCATTTAGCGGACTGGTAATTCATGTTGCCCTGCAAGGCATACGCACAGAGCATGAAACCGAAAACCATGTGTTGATTACTGCGGCAGCAGGCGAAAACTGGCATAACCTGGTAATGTTTTGTGTGGATAACAACTTTGGCGGTATTGAAAACCTGTCGCTGATACCGGGTACAGTAGGTGCAGCGCCCATCCAGAATATCGGTGCATATGGTGTTGAACTGAAAGATGTACTGGATCGGGTAGATGGGATTGAGGTTGAAACAGGCCAACACCGTTCCTTCACCAAGCAGGAATGCCGGTTCGGTTATCGCGATAGTATCTTTAAACAGGAGCTGAAAGGAAAATTTTTTATTTCAAGCATTACTTTAAGGTTGACAAAGAAAAACCATGTGCTGCGCACCGACTACGGTGCCCTACAAGACACACTTAAACAACTTCAGATTACACACCCAACCATTCGTTCGGTAAGTGATGCTGTGATAAGTATACGTTCATCCAAACTTCCTGATCCGAAGCAACTCGGTAATGCCGGAAGCTTTTTCAAGAATCCTGAAGTGCACGAATCAACCTACGTTGAACTTAAAAAAAGTTATCCAAACGTACCGGGGTATAAAACTGAAAATCAGAGAGTTAAAATACCTGCAGCCTGGCTCATTGAACAATGCGGATGGAAAGGTAAACGACAGGGAAACGTTGGTGTTCATGCACAACAAGCGCTGGTACTGGTAAACTTTGGCGGTGCAAAAGGAGCAGAAGTTCTACAGCTTGCCAGTGAAATTCAATCATCCGTAAAAGCAAAATTTGGAATCGAACTTCAGGCAGAGGTGAACATCATTTGA
- a CDS encoding outer membrane beta-barrel protein: MNKLYLLIPCLLIATHLLHAQQRRKAPGSYNAGNSQDAKFLEKQWWLGFKAGINFSGADVVTAYSALSPVNYTPSAKVYDNFGHPGVAAGLEVSFYYKGFSVSFQPAYRNAIFSYSTQYLWEDAGVPENRLELTYDQKQQIDYADFPLLFRYDITSTRLRPYVQVGAVYTVLIDATKSVTISGIDYASGGQNEFTNEPIIVGANQLFADYQWALVGGAGVNYHVGNIRVNLDLQYRKGMSLANSTENRYGNAQLAGVGDAMDDIKINSFIVTLGTLFPLRFLTKGYSSINLR; this comes from the coding sequence ATGAATAAACTCTATCTGCTTATACCCTGTCTGCTAATTGCAACACACTTATTGCATGCCCAGCAACGCAGAAAGGCCCCCGGCTCATACAATGCCGGCAACTCGCAAGATGCTAAATTTCTCGAAAAGCAATGGTGGCTTGGTTTTAAAGCCGGTATTAATTTTTCCGGTGCTGATGTTGTAACAGCCTACTCGGCCTTAAGCCCGGTAAACTACACCCCTTCGGCCAAAGTATACGATAATTTCGGCCATCCGGGCGTTGCGGCCGGTCTTGAAGTAAGTTTTTACTACAAGGGTTTCTCAGTAAGTTTTCAGCCGGCTTACCGCAACGCTATTTTTTCGTACAGTACCCAGTACCTGTGGGAAGATGCAGGAGTTCCGGAAAACCGGCTTGAACTCACCTATGATCAGAAACAGCAAATCGACTATGCCGACTTCCCGCTGCTGTTCCGGTATGATATTACAAGCACACGCCTGCGGCCCTATGTGCAAGTAGGCGCTGTTTACACCGTGCTGATTGATGCCACCAAATCGGTTACTATTTCGGGCATTGATTATGCCTCGGGCGGGCAAAACGAATTTACAAACGAACCCATTATTGTTGGCGCAAACCAACTTTTTGCCGATTACCAATGGGCGCTGGTTGGTGGCGCAGGCGTTAACTACCATGTTGGCAACATCCGGGTTAACCTCGACCTGCAATACCGCAAAGGGATGAGCCTGGCCAATTCAACCGAGAACCGGTACGGCAACGCCCAGCTTGCCGGTGTTGGCGATGCGATGGATGACATTAAAATCAATTCATTTATTGTTACCCTCGGCACCTTGTTTCCGTTGCGGTTTCTTACTAAAGGCTACAGTTCCATTAACCTGAGATGA
- a CDS encoding DUF1501 domain-containing protein gives MRRRDFLKKIPVAAGLPFTISGIPMKAMAWNPLSMLAQQSDNDRVLIILQLHGGNDGLNTLIPIDQYDLYYSRRANIAIPKQNSLRKAILLDSTLPANQQVGLHPDMQAIKGMYDNGRMAFVQGVSYKNNNGSHFRGRDIWFMGGGFDDYYPSGWVGRYLQQEYADLGSYPEDFPNPDMPDPLGIEMGNDVSLIFHQQGNIPTSISLSDPAGFAQLVEDLEGFQDIDIDPRGRPPLSVQNSPYWHEMNWILGLEKKTDDYAQRLYQVYLAGGSTTVTYPEIYPFNAPRGSKRNPLSAQLKLVARLLAGGCKTKVFMVKIGGFDTHAEQVESYDPTMGAHAALMYHIATAMKAFQDDLKARGLEERVLTVTTSEFGRRVHSNGSYGTDHGTGGPILIFGKHVKPGVNGVVPDMTKDNVEMQYDYRQVYANLLKDWMLVDKTKITNDIFFGNFIDGENPDEPGTFFQPLVLALDVVTGTENFIATRFALNECYPNPARTSTTFSFKINATGTVAIDLFDQRGNRINQITNQVYEPGEHRVPHDVSYLSPGMYIFRMKTASFEASKKLVIIR, from the coding sequence GCCTGCCCTTCACCATCAGCGGCATACCCATGAAAGCCATGGCCTGGAATCCGCTTTCGATGCTGGCCCAGCAAAGCGATAACGACCGGGTGCTGATTATTTTGCAACTGCACGGAGGGAATGACGGCCTGAATACCTTAATACCTATTGACCAATACGACTTGTACTACAGCCGCAGGGCCAACATTGCCATACCCAAACAAAACAGTTTGCGCAAAGCCATCCTGCTCGACAGCACACTGCCTGCTAATCAGCAGGTCGGTCTGCATCCTGACATGCAAGCAATTAAAGGCATGTACGACAACGGTCGAATGGCCTTTGTGCAGGGGGTTTCATACAAGAACAATAATGGTTCGCACTTCCGCGGTCGGGATATCTGGTTTATGGGGGGTGGGTTTGATGACTACTATCCATCCGGATGGGTGGGCCGCTACCTGCAGCAGGAGTATGCCGACTTAGGAAGCTACCCCGAAGATTTTCCAAACCCCGATATGCCCGACCCGCTGGGCATTGAAATGGGTAACGATGTGTCGCTTATCTTTCATCAGCAGGGAAACATTCCAACCTCCATATCCTTAAGCGATCCGGCAGGCTTTGCCCAACTGGTAGAAGATTTGGAGGGTTTTCAGGACATTGATATTGATCCGCGAGGCAGACCACCGCTTTCCGTCCAGAACTCGCCTTATTGGCACGAGATGAACTGGATACTCGGTCTGGAGAAAAAAACCGATGACTACGCCCAGCGCCTGTACCAGGTGTACCTGGCCGGAGGAAGCACAACGGTTACCTATCCGGAAATCTATCCCTTCAATGCACCGCGTGGCAGCAAGCGCAACCCGCTCAGCGCACAACTAAAACTGGTGGCCCGCCTGCTGGCCGGAGGCTGTAAAACCAAGGTGTTTATGGTGAAGATAGGCGGGTTTGATACCCATGCAGAGCAAGTGGAAAGTTACGACCCCACCATGGGCGCACATGCTGCATTGATGTATCATATCGCCACAGCAATGAAAGCCTTCCAGGACGACCTGAAAGCCCGTGGCCTGGAAGAGCGTGTGCTTACCGTTACCACCTCTGAGTTCGGCAGGCGCGTGCACTCCAACGGAAGTTACGGTACCGATCACGGAACCGGGGGGCCTATCCTGATTTTTGGCAAGCATGTAAAGCCCGGAGTAAACGGAGTAGTTCCCGACATGACCAAAGACAATGTAGAAATGCAATACGACTACCGGCAGGTATATGCCAACCTGCTTAAAGACTGGATGCTGGTGGATAAAACCAAAATCACCAACGACATCTTTTTCGGTAACTTTATTGATGGCGAAAACCCCGATGAACCCGGCACGTTTTTCCAACCGCTTGTACTGGCACTTGATGTAGTTACCGGAACAGAGAACTTTATTGCCACACGCTTTGCCTTAAACGAATGTTACCCCAATCCGGCCCGCACTTCAACTACATTTTCATTCAAAATTAATGCAACAGGTACTGTAGCTATTGATTTGTTTGACCAGCGCGGCAATCGCATTAACCAGATAACCAACCAGGTGTACGAGCCGGGCGAACACCGTGTTCCCCACGATGTATCGTACCTTTCGCCCGGAATGTATATTTTCAGGATGAAGACAGCCTCCTTCGAAGCCTCAAAAAAACTGGTTATAATTCGTTAG